The Cellulomonas oligotrophica sequence TGCGCCGCACGATCGGCGCCGACATGCTCGCCGAGCTGCTCGACGTGCGCGGCGGCGTGCCCTACCCGGCGCTGCGGCACTACACGCCCAAGAACTCCCCGTACATGCCGGTGGAGTTCTCCGTCGCCGCCTACCGGTTCGGGCACTCCCAGATCCGCGGCCGGTACCGCCTCAACACCCTGGTCGGCGCACCGCGCGACGGAGCCCCTCCCGGGCTGCCGACCTTCACCGCACCCTCCGTGCACGCCGACCCCCTCGGGCACTTCGGCGGCTTCCGCCCGCTGCCGCAGTTCTGGACGATCGAGTGGGCCCGGTTCTTCGAGGTCGACGGCGCCGGCGCCGACCAGCGCCAGTCCGCCCGCAAGATCGACACCCTGCTGGCCAACCCGTTGGCCCAGCTCCCGCCCGAGATCGCCCGCGACATGCCCAGCCTCGCGCAGCGCAACCTCACCCGCGGGGCCCGGCTCCTGCTCCCGTCCGGGCAGGCCGTCGCCGCCATGATGTGCGCGCGCGTCCTCACCGACGACGAGCTCGGCCTCGGCGGCGCCCCGGCACCCCTGTGGTACTACGTCCTGCGCGAGGCCCAGGTCCAGTCCGACGGCGAGCACCTCGGCCAGGTCGGCGGCCGGATCGTCGGCGAGGTCTTCCTCGGCCTCATGGCCGCCGACCCGTCCTCCTGGCTGCGCAACGACCCCACCTGGCGTCCCTTCCTCGGCACCGGGGGCGACTTCACGATGCCCGACCTGATCGCCTTCACCGGCCACGGCCTCGGCGTCACCGACCTCACCCCGCCCGACGTCACGGAGCCGCCGGCCTGACGCGGCCCGTCGTCACGGCCCGGCGCCGCCGGGCGCACGACCGCTCGGCGCCCGCGGGTGGACCCACCGCCCGCGGGCGCCGAGCGCGGCGTTACGCTGCCCCCCGTGCCCCGCCCGACGACGCCCCAGCGCCCCCGCATCGTCCTGGTCGGCCCGCCGGGCGCCGGCAAGAGCACCGTCGCCGCCGCCCTCGCCGAACGCTGGCAGCTGCAGGTCCGCGACACCGACGCCGACGTCGAGGCGCTCGCGGGCCGGTCGGTGGCCGACATCTTCGTCGAGGACGGCGAGCCCGCCTTCCGCGACCTGGAGCGGACGGCGGTCCTCGCGGCCCTCGACGGGCACGACGGGGTCCTCGCGCTGGGCGGCGGAGCCGT is a genomic window containing:
- a CDS encoding peroxidase family protein, translated to MHNAPRPTEQLAAVTTASHGLTYAGRPARGHGYETRGLQYLPLSRLHEGRFGRMFRLPPYVPSDTEIQRVADLMQEGPAGGAPALNSTTIPSGYTYLGQFVDHDLTFDPVSSLTRENDPDALTNFRTPRFDLDSLYGSGPADEPFMYDQDSLVAGAAKLLVGTNGRDDDLPRNAQGVALTGDPRNDENTFVSQLQLTMLKFHNTVMDLVLDDPHLARGSETPFETAQRIVRWHYQWVVVHDFLRRTIGADMLAELLDVRGGVPYPALRHYTPKNSPYMPVEFSVAAYRFGHSQIRGRYRLNTLVGAPRDGAPPGLPTFTAPSVHADPLGHFGGFRPLPQFWTIEWARFFEVDGAGADQRQSARKIDTLLANPLAQLPPEIARDMPSLAQRNLTRGARLLLPSGQAVAAMMCARVLTDDELGLGGAPAPLWYYVLREAQVQSDGEHLGQVGGRIVGEVFLGLMAADPSSWLRNDPTWRPFLGTGGDFTMPDLIAFTGHGLGVTDLTPPDVTEPPA